A genomic window from Gossypium hirsutum isolate 1008001.06 chromosome D10, Gossypium_hirsutum_v2.1, whole genome shotgun sequence includes:
- the LOC107931849 gene encoding ribosome biogenesis protein NOP53 codes for MGKKSKTSRKGKKAWRANISTEDIHDFFEKSTKDALSGGSLTSAPTESLFFIDKSQDLSVKKKIEKKREKVLRVDSMLKKNPFVEAVPSSKQKSSKKKKKEALNAKDVVQDVPKDETVPDSGMVPIWGDEGQHSCKARQVSKQSIIPAVEVEPPGCSYNPTFDSHQDSLAQAVAEEMQKAYKIELGPQPVPLTVMGEVVDEDDKYFIEADDGNDDQMDEENLSEDDKATEKRPLKTKRVTRVELNKRARRKEQQKKEAETKKAVEFSKDIDNLPDILQEIAKEDEEKQKRHLRKAIAKQERLKSCPPRLGKYKFQPAPPQVLLSEELTGSLRKLKGCATLARDRFKSLEKRGLIPPSAKSGRK; via the exons ATGGGGAAGAAATCAAAAACCTCAAGAAAGGGTAAAAAAGCATGGAGAGCTAACATAAGCACAGAAGACATCCATGATTTCTTCGAGAAATCCACTAAAGATGCTCTCTCTGGTGGTTCTCTTACTTCAGCTCCTACTGAATCTCTCTTCTTCATCGACAAATCTCaag ATCTTTCTGTGAAAAAAAAGattgagaagaaaagagaaaaggtaTTGCGTGTGGATAGTATGTTGAAGAAGAACCCTTTTGTTGAAGCTGTACCATCTTCGAAGCAAAAGAGTtctaagaagaaaaagaaggaagcTTTGAATGCTAAAGATGTAGTTCAAGATGTTCCCAAG GATGAAACCGTCCCTGACTCTGGTATGGTTCCTATATGGGGAGATGAAG GTCAACATAGTTGCAAAGCTAGACAGGTATCTAAACAATCGATTATTCCAGCAGTTGAAGTTGAGCCTCCGGGATGTTCATACAATCCCACATTTGATAGTCATCAGGATTCGTTGGCTCAAGCGGTTGCTGAAGAAATGCAAAAGGCCTACAAGATCGAGTTGGGACCTCAGCCGGTTCCATTAACTGTTATGGGAGAAGTGGTTGATGAAGATGAT AAATACTTTATTGAAGCAGATGATGGAAATGACGACCAAATGGACGAGGAGAATTTGAGTGAGGATGATAAAGCAACTGAGAAAAG GCCTCTTAAAACAAAGAGGGTGACTCGAGTCGAGTTAAATAAGAGAGCTAGAAGGAAAGAACAGCAAAAAAAAGAAGCTGAAACTAAAAAGGCAGTGGAGTTTTCCAAAGACATTGACAA CTTGCCAGATATTTTACAAGAAATAGCCAAAGAGGATGAGGAGAAGCAAAAGAGGCATCTTCGAAAGGCCATAGCTAAGCAAGAAAGACTTAAGTCTTGTCCACCACGCTTAGGGAAATATAA ATTCCAGCCTGCTCCCCCACAAGTCCTCTTATCCGAAGAACTTACTGGATCTCTCCGTAAGCTAAAG GGTTGTGCTACACTTGCAAGAGATAGATTTAAAAGCTTAGAGAAAAGAGGCCTAATTCCCCCATCAGCCAAGAGTGGAAG gaaatag
- the LOC107931851 gene encoding uncharacterized protein encodes MAALQHSWLSSLKTTALFSSTNQHKSSLFKVPFSQNWSRSSDEASNPESPNSEEAAPVDPVKLAFEKAKSYKKTKVNPDGDSSPASVKVAKEKTSENKENGSESIIASVKKTGSEGTSQQSKIMEKKVQKPEKLSISSIDFVGLEFADKKKSRGLPPGLVPISDPFTEGDLPDVEILVGDTSQFGEATMPETKPSTEEEDSEFYKPKVSTWGVFPRPGDISKTFGGGRTIRPGEVLETEQDREAKNERTRQLLAAYKKKVGLNVDPKLRSECEKILEDGDSLMGSGKLKEALPYYERIMEKMPFQSELHGVAALQWSICQDSLSRSNEARIMYEKLQSHPNPEVSKKASQFMYSFKAMEMMKVTGSNFSLKNTGYQNYFEAFIEDKANYTANGSEFTEGALNQVLPYIILLVSPIVAVLIIAVQKGYTK; translated from the exons ATGGCTGCTCTTCAACATTCATGGCTTTCATCTCTCAAAACCACTGCTCTTTTCTCTTCCACAAACCAACACAAGAGTTCTCTTTTCAAGGTTCCATTTTCTCAGAATTGGAGCCGATCTAGTGATGAAGCTTCAAACCCTGAGTCACCTAACTCGGAAGAAGCTGCTCCTGTTGACCCTGTGAAGCTTGCTTTTGAAAAGGCTAAATCTTATAAGAAAACCAAAGTGAACCCGGACGGGGATTCGAGTCCAGCTTCAGTTAAGGTTGCAAAGGAGAAGACAAGCGAGAACAAGGAGAATGGAAGTGAGAGCATAATTGCTTCTG TGAAGAAAACTGGGAGTGAGGGTACCTCACAGCAAAGCAAGATTATGGAAAAGAAGGTTCAGAAGCCGGAAAAGTTGTCGATTTCGAGCATTGATTTCGTAGGGCTCGAGTTTGCTGATAAAAAAAAGAGCAGAGGGTTACCACCTGGATTGGTTCCAATTTCAGATCCTTTTACAGAAGGCGATTTGCCTGATGTTGAGATTCTTGTTGGGGACACAAGCCAATTTGGGGAGGCTACAATGCCTGAGACGAAGCCAAGCACGGAAGAAGAAGATTCGGAGTTTTACAAGCCGAAGGTATCAACATGGGGAGTCTTTCCTAGGCCCGGCGACATCTCGAAGACG TTCGGTGGTGGAAGGACTATTCGACCCGGGGAAGTGCTTGAGACAGAACAAGATCGAGAAGCTAAAAACGAGCGCACGAGGCAATTGCTTGCTGCATACAAGAAGAAAGTTGGGTTAAATGTTGACCCAAAGCTAAGATCTGAATGTGAGAAG ATATTGGAGGATGGCGACTCGTTGATGGGTTCTGGGAAGCTTAAGGAAGCTTTACCATACTACGAAAGAATAATGGAGAAGATGCCGTTTCAG AGTGAACTTCATGGAGTAGCTGCTTTGCAGTGGTCTATATGTCAAGATTCACTTAGTAG GTCGAACGAGGCTCGAATTATGTATGAGAAGCTGCAGTCTCATCCAAACCCCGAAGTAAGCAAGAAAGCAAGCCAGTTTATGTACAGTTTCAAG GCCATGGAAATGATGAAGGTAACAGGCTCAAACTTTTCACTAAAGAACACAGGGTACCAAAATTACTTTGAGGCATTTATTGAAGACAAAGCCAATTACACTGCAAATGGGTCTGAATTCACAGAAGGTGCATTGAATCAAGTCCTACCATATATAATTTTACTTGTTTCTCCCATTGTTGCTGTATTGATCATTGCTGTACAGAAAGGGTATACAAAATAG
- the LOC107931746 gene encoding polyprenol reductase 2: MNLLGILMEAFISLSVNTIKTGLIWLLRVAWIAGTLPILIASLPFPILKSFHTLLLSFAKRGKIMPSSSPRFTVPQSFFLHFYLLAVVWTTSLLTCTWYFAYKVAPLGTESLSYPFAASHLTGGSHVFSIHKSRFTSAEDRFNVWKAVFLLLLMEVQVLRRLYETFNVFNYSSSARMHIVGYLTGIYFYAAAPLSLCTFCVLEAFNFAADQVAEFKVEGQELVSVTGFDLWGYVKPITRLGWCQWAGAAIFAWGWFHQYCCHAILGSLRERGDRTADYVSPHGDWFEIVSSPHYLAEMIIYAGLLVASGGTDFTIWLLLGFVVANLAFAAAETHQWYLRKFEDYPRNRWAILPFVY, from the exons ATGAATTTGCTTGGAATTTTGATGGAGGCTTTTATTTCACTGTCAGTGAACACCATTAAAACAGGCCTTATTTGGCTTCTAAGAGTGGCATGGATAGCTGGAACACTTCCTATCCTCATAGCTTCACTCCCTTTTccaattctcaagtcatttcataCCCTTTTACTAAGCTTTGCCAAGAGGGGCAAGATTATGCCATCTTCATCACCT AGGTTCACAGTTCCACAGAGTTTCTTTCTGCACTTCTATTTGTTGGCTGTGGTTTGGACGACATCCTTGTTAACGTGTACCTGGTACTTTGCTTACAAAGTTGCACCTTTGGGTACTGAGTCTTTGAGTTATCCTTTTGCTGCTAGTCACTTGACAGGAGGGTCACATGTTTTTTCCATACACAAGTCTCGTTTTACCTCAGCCGAAGACAGATTCAATGTTTGGAAGGCTGTGTTCTTGTTGTTGTTGATGGAAGTTCAAGTCTTGAGGCGGCTTTATGAGACCTTTAACGTTTTTAACTATAGCTCTTCAGCTCGAATGCACATTGTTGGATACTTAACTGGTATCTA TTTTTATGCAGCAGCACCTCTGTCACTCTGTACGTTTTGTGTACTAGAGGCTTTTAATTTTGCAGCTGATCAAGTAGCTGAATTTAAAGTTGAAGGCCAAGAATTGGTATCAGTTACGGGTTTTGATTTGTGGGGATATGTGAAACCTATAACAAGGCTTGGATGGTGCCAATGGGCTGGTGCTGCTATATTTGCTTGGGGGTGGTTCCATCAATATTGTTGTCATGCAATTCTT GGTTCACTTAGAGAACGTGGAGATCGAACTGCTGATTATGTGAGTCCTCATGGAGATTGGTTTGAAATTGTCTCAAGTCCACACTATTTAGCTGAGATG ATAATATATGCTGGTCTATTGGTCGCGAGTGGAGGAACTGACTTTACCATATGGCTACTTCTTGGATTTGTG GTGGCTAATCTTGCATTTGCCGCAGCAGAAACTCACCAGTGGTACCTCCGGAAGTTCGAGGACTATCCACGTAATCGGTGGGCCATTCTTCCATTTGTTTATTAG